From the genome of Solanum lycopersicum chromosome 12, SLM_r2.1:
TTCAAACCAAAAGAGAACTGTCATTGTAAGAAAATATGATTGATTCCTTAGACACACACAAAACACTAAATTTCCTCATACTCCAAACATGGAAGAAACAATAATTTAACAAGGAGTACCACATCTGGATACCTGAAACCTCTCAATTACAGTTCTTTGTTTCtcgttgcttttttttttaccatgcTGGTAAAGATAGTGACTCCCTGACAAACAAGAATAATTTTCAGTTGTTCGAATAAACAGAGGAgaatttatgttaaaaaaataaaataaaaatgttaatagTACCAGTCCCACAACACTTACGAAAAATCCTACGCTTCTCCTTCATTGATGGTTCACCACATTCGTTTGCATTCCCCACTTCATCGTTGGAGTCCTCTAAATGATTAACAACACCAGGGGTCTCAATGGACATTGGCAGCCCAGGTGATGAATTAAAGTTGGGGGCATTCTCAAAATGTTGAGGTCTAGAACCACCAAACACATTCTCAAGTGATGAAATACTAGAATTCCTTAATATTTGTGATGTCATGTATGGAATAATATCAGTATTTGTTGGTTGATATGTCATACCTGATGCCCTGGGAGTGAATTCTTGAGTTTGGCCCCTTGAAATGGAACCAAAATCACAAGTTGTGTGATCATCTTCGGAGACTCGTCCTTTCTCAACAGCACGAGCCCTCCTACCGGCAACACCACCTTTTCCTCGCCTACGAACCGGATGATGTAAATGATCATCATGTACCTCATCTCTTCTATAATCGGCTTGTACATTAATACTAGTAGCCTCGTGCACATATGTCAAGCACTTTTCTCCTTCATTTCGGACCATTGCACGAAATATGTATAAATCCTCCATTGATGGCTGATTACCAAGGGCTTTTGCTCTATCAACCATGGAATAAATATGACGCACCTACAcaaagatcaattttttttcttacaaacATTTTCCATTCTTTTTTCTAACAGATGCTCAAACAAAGATCAAACTAAAgcacttattttatattttttaagaaaaaacatagGTAACAATTTTTCAAGTCacaattttcaagaagaagaaatattatCCTCAAAAGATAAATCACAAACACACTAAATCAAATAGATACCATTGTTTCATATGCCGTTCAATTGGGCACATAACCTTCTTGTTGTTGAGGACGCTGAGTAGGATTACCAATAACAAGACGAGTAATGCGTCTAAACCAAATAAGGTAAGGGTCGTCATATCAAAGTGGTTCACGTTTGACCAGAGCATCACAAACATATTGAAGTCGTTGGTTCCAAAAAGGCAACCATTGTGCATGCTCCAACTTCCAATTTGTATTTGGTCTGCCCCTACGATCATGGTGAAAATGTGTGGCGTCAAATAGAAATGGAGTTGGTATCATTTGTTTTAATCCAAATTGTCTCATAACTCGATCAGGCAAGTGAACCTCAATGATATCCCAACAAAAAATTGGATCTCTTACACGCCATATGTCTCGTTCAATTCGACAATAATCAGGAAGACTCTCAATTAAGTCATCCGAATATGGTTCCCAAATAAACtacataaagaaaaatacatgAGTTTCaactataatatatacataattttttaaagaaaaacagtATAACATCATACCTGATCCTCTGTCATGGAATCAAAGTGCATCCCTAAAAACTTTCAACACATGCTTAGTGGTATCAGTCCAACTAAAATGTGCAAAACATCTAGTAGAACGTGGACCCCTAGGTAAACAAGcaagaaaattattttggatGTTCCTTTGTGCTATTACCTGAGGTCTGAGGATGGTTACTCTCTCCCATGCCCAAatctaaacataatatataaatatataattatgatattataaactagatgaaatatttataaagaattGATGTAATTATTAAGTATACCTGAAGCAGTGGTAGAAAGCCAACTATCTCATTTCGGTTACTCTGTGAGGCCTTACAGAGAAAGCGAGACAAGCACGCTAAGGTCGCACTACCCCAACTATAAGAGCTAACTACATTGATATCCTCGAGCATAGGAAGATACATAAGCTTTAGATAGTTGTCAGATGTATCTGCTATCATCATACCAGCAATCATCCAAAACATGTAACATCCAGCCATTTGATCGATCATTTCTTGTGTTGTAAAGTCAGGTAACTGTAGTTGCTCGAGCATATGTGCAGTTACCTTGAGGCTACTACGGTTGAAGTCTTGAGGACGTGGAATTAAACCTAACAAtctttgacaaatattttgCCAATACCCTATGGTCCTTATCGACTCATCACCAAGTACTGGATCACCATTCACAGGTAAGACATACAACACTTCTACATCTTGCAAGGTGATTGTCGCCTCACCCGTTCTAAAGTGAAATGTATGAGTCTCAGGACGCCATCTCTCTACTAGTGAAGTGATCAAGCTACGATCAATAGAAGGTCGATTTGATCTATAAACACCATATAGTCTTGATAATTCAATCATTTCTAAGACTCGTGGATGAATGAGATATTTCTTTACGAGGTCCCCAAAATTTTTCATCACACCTCCTcgtatttaaaatcatattaacaCTTTCATTCCATATATCCCGTGACCTATGGGTAAGTTGTTGAGCTAGTACCGATGGTTCAAGTGGACCAGGATCCAATCGGTATGCACTATAACCAGTCATATACATATCTATTAAACTGAAAAATCCATatgaaagtaaattaaatataattgttagTCCAAAATATAACAACAAAATCAAAGTAATGTTTTGTCACCaaatgttttattaaaaaattgaaaaataaactcaattttAGTAGAAGCGCATTGCAGGTCAACCTATTATAGTCTTCCTTCCATTTTCATgtgaacattttttttctttgtttttcttttcattgtTTCTCTTTGCATCAAAAAGATGcatgaattcaaaataaaaacagaACATGCAGATTAGAATTTCTTGAGTGATTATTCTATATAACTAAAACGATATAAATACGAGAAGAtagaaattctaaaattcaAGCATTCCATCTACTAGTTTGTAAGGGAAAAAAACATACCTCAAGGCTCTAACATAGGAAATTAACTTGATTCCAAGCTTTCCAGAAGATTGATAGCCGCAATTTATCGTGAAACTCGATATAACAAGAAATCCCCAAAATTGATTTGGAAAAACTACAGCTACCATTTATCCACGAAACGAGGTTTTGATCCATTCATTGTCTTTCTGTGTTTTTGTTCTTTCACGCCTCCTCTTCGTCCACAAATTACCGATCGAAAATGGAATTATGGAGGCTTAGAAAGTGACAATGGCGgctgccaattttttttttacagtgaAAGGGGTGAAAGGGTTTAGCAGCCATATAACATTAAAGTTAATAACAAAGTGACGTCGTTCAGTGAAATGGATGGGGCATTGTCacgttttaatttaaaatcgttACTGCCAGTAACGTTCATTAACTTAACggcattaattttttttaaaaatcaaataaagccTAAAACGTTACCATAAAGTACGTTTAtactatttttgtaaaaaaaattaaaaacgtaTTAATTaggtaaattgatttttaaaatagctCATTTTGGTCAGTGTTATTCGTGTAATACTTCAATATAGAATCAAGCCATTTTAGGCAGTGGTGTTCATCTATTATTGAAGCCTTGTTTCCTCTTTCAACTTTGTCTTGTTCCTCTTTGTTGCATAAGGAAACATGACCAATTTGTCCAAATGTTGTTTCCTGTTGAGACATAATAGTTAAGTTAATAACGACTATATGCTCACTATAACAACGTAAGCTTCTAGAGATAATTGTTTTTAGAGTCACACTTCCACTCGAAAgcataacatatttttattcgtaaatattactattgttaggtagtggagcctgattaattttaggttttcctatttattctctattttaggctttcctatttattctctattttaggctttcctatttattctctatttattctctgtaataaaaaatactctgatttattaatataaatatacctcaccgccgtggaagcttactcacggggtgttaccacgaaatattggattttctctttctctctctagatctctcatctctttctcttgaaagttcttgttttcttcatttatctagtgtgtgtgcgtgaattagatcctaacaactggtatcagagctaaggaaaTTTAACACGATAacagaagatggatagttcgaagcttggaatcgagaagtttgatggatccaattttagtttctggaagatgcagatcgaagactatcggtaccagaaagatcttcacgaaccgttgaccggggtgaagccgaaatccatgacggaggagaagtggaaactcaaggatcgccaagctctagggttgatccggttgactttgtcaagaaacgtggcgttcaatGTAGTGAAGGAaaagactacgtccggtctgttgaaggcactgtcaaacatgtatgaaaaaatatcggctatgaacaaggtatatttgatgcgtagattgttcatattacagatgtctgaaactggatccgtttctgatcatataaatgggttcaatatgattgtgagtcaactcaattctatggatattaatttcgaagatgaaattaaggcgttgattttgatgtcacctct
Proteins encoded in this window:
- the LOC109119085 gene encoding serine/threonine-protein phosphatase 7 long form homolog → MIELSRLYGVYRSNRPSIDRSLITSLVERWRPETHTFHFRTGEATITLQDVEVLYVLPVNGDPVLGDESIRTIGYWQNICQRLLGLIPRPQDFNRSSLKVTAHMLEQLQLPDFTTQEMIDQMAGCYMFWMIAGMMIADTSDNYLKLMYLPMLEDINVVSSYSWGSATLACLSRFLCKASQSNRNEIVGFLPLLQFIWEPYSDDLIESLPDYCRIERDIWRVRDPIFCWDIIEVHLPDRVMRQFGLKQMIPTPFLFDATHFHHDRRGRPNTNWKLEHAQWLPFWNQRLQYVCDALVKREPL